In the Halobacteriovorax sp. DA5 genome, CGATATCTTTTGATTCAGAAAATTCAGAACTTCGAATAATTGATAATTCTAAGAGTAAAAATACTGGTTTTACTTATCATTATAGTAATCTTTCTTGGTCTAAACTATAATAATTAAAATTTTTTAGATATAGTGAGGCCACAATGAATATTAGAACGCCTAGTCTGTCAGACGTAGATAAGTTATTTCAAATCGAATTAGAAAACTATGGTGAGCAAGAGGCGACTGAGAAAGAAACTTTTCAGGCCCTAGTTGAATTTCCAGAAGACTATATCGGCTATGAGCTTAAGGTACTAGTAGATGCAGAGGTAATCGGATTTTATTGTACCGTGGAAGAGGACGGAAATATCGAGCTAGTTGATATTGCAGTCTCAAAAGATTTTCAAGGAAGGGGTCATGGCTCAACGTTACTTGAAGAATGTTTAAAAAATCATGCTCAAATGCCTTTATCTTTGACTGTTAGAGAAGATAATTATTCGGCAATTGCTTTATATAAGAAATTTGGTTTTAAACAAACTGAAATCGAGAAAGATTACTACGATGATTGTAATGGCCTGCGATTTGAGAAAACAGATTTATAAATAGGAATAATATGAGTAAGAAAGTAAAAATTTTTGTAGCTGAACAATATGATCCATATTTTAATCTCGCGACAGAGAATTGGATTTTTAACGATATGGACACGGATTCTCATGTTCTCTTTCTTTGGCAAAATGATGAAACTGTTGTCATTGGAAAGCACCAAAACCCGTGGACAGAGTGTATTACAAGTAAGATGGAAGAAGACGGGGTGAAACTTGCTAGACGCCAAAGTGGTGGCGGGGCGGTTTTTCATGATCTTGGAAATACTAATTTCACTTTCATGTCATCTAAAGAGTCATACGATAAGGACGCCAATAATAAGATCATTACAAATGCTTTAAAAACGTTTGGGGTTGAAGCCTTTGCTAATGGAAGAAATGATATTGAAGTGAAAATTGCACAAGAAGAAGGATCAAGAAAAATTTCTGGTTCGGCCTTTAAGGTAAAGAGAGATCGAAGCTTTCATCATGGAACACTTCTCATTAATGCTGATCTAAGTAAACTTGCTAACTACTTAAACCCTAATAAGAAAAAACTAGAGTCAAAGGGGATCAAGTCAGCACGTGCACGTGTGATGAACCTTTCAGAACTTAACTCTGAAATCAATCATGAGAGTCTTTCAAAGGCCATTGTTGAAGAGTTTTGTCGTTTCTACGATGCCCAAACACAGGTAGAGGTTTTAAACTACGACTTCTTAAAGTCTGTTCCTAAAGTTAATGAATACTATGAGGAATTAAAGGATTGGAATTGGCTTTACGGGAAAACGCCGAAGTTTAATCATCAATTTGATGAACGCTTTGACTGGGGTGGTGTTGAAGTTCATATAAATTCAAATAAAGGAATAATGGAAGAGGTGACAATCTTTAGTGACTGCTTACACCCACCTTTAATTGAGTCTTTTGCTGAAAAACTAAAAGGCATTGCTTATGATGTTAATGCTGTTCAAGATACCTTGAATAAACTTAAAGAGGACTTTCAAGATCATCATAGTGAAGTGGATGATTTTTCCAACTGGCTTGTCACAAATATCAGATAAATTAGAATGGAGCATTAATAATTGAAAGACATATATATTTTAAAAGATAATTTAAAGACATGCTTTAGGGTAAGTGGAGCAGAATCTGGGAAACCTGTCCTTTATATAAATGGTGCAGGGATGAGTGGTAGTTTAAATTTCTATCAAGAAGACCTTATAAATAATAATATCAAGCTTTATTCGATTGATAGGCCTGGCTTTGGTCAGTCGGACTTCAATGAAGATAAGTCTTTTTCTAGTATCACTGAATCAGTAGAATTGTTATTAAGAGAGCTTAAGTTAGATCAGATTGACGCTATCGCATTCTCTCAAGGTGCGCCTTTTTTGTACCATATGTGCTTGCATGGGATTGTTAAAAAGGCCGTCATAGTTTCTGGTCAAGATGATCTACATTATAAAAGTACTTATGAGTTACTTGATGAGAATACGAAAGGTTTTGTTAACTCTGTAAGTAGTGGCCAATTAACATGCGATGAATTTCAAAAAACTTTCAATCTGGATGGTTTTATAGAGTTCGTTATTGGAACATCTTCTGAAGTCGATAAGAAGGTCTATACGCAAGATTCATATAAGAAGATGTATGGCGAATGTCTTCAAGAAGGGATTGGAAGTTCATTTGAGTCTTATTATCAAGACCTATTTATGTGCTTATCTCCTTGGGGCTTCAATCTTGAAGAAGTTACAACAGACGTATTCCATCTATATGGGAAACATGATTATAGCCCAGTTCATTCACCAGATTTTGGAGAGACTCTTACTCAAAGAAATTCTAACTTTACAGCTGAAGTAATTGATAGTGTTGGTGGAGCCTTGATTTGGACTCATGGCAGTTATATTTTGAAAGGGTTATGCTACAATTAGGTCATGGAATATCTCATTACTTTAGCGACTCTTATTTTTTGTCTAAGCTGCCAATCGAAATCTGAAGTTGACTATGACCAATACATAAAAAAGTGCAATGGTAATAGTTGTTGTGAAAGCTCTATACGAAATGCCAAGGCCTCTGAATCTATCATTCTTGAAGATGGAAAAAGTTGTCCTGATGGATATCGTGTTGAGATGCAAAAGTGTATTGGTAGCAAACGTTGGTGTGTGAAGTTATAAAATAAAACAATCAGGGGAGTTTTTATATGAATAGATTAAATTATAATCGTGTTTTTTATTATGGATTAAAACTAGCACTTTCTTTTGCTTTTTTTAGTGCAGTAGCTGATCGATTTGGACTTTGGGGTGCAGCAGGAAGTGAAGGTGTATTCTGGGGAAACTTTGATAATTTTATTTCATACACTAAGCTTCTAAACCCATGGGCACCTGCAGCTTTAGTGACGATACTTGCGTGGTTTGTGACTATCTTGGAAGTTGTTTTAGGTTTGGCTCTTTTGACGAATATAAAGACTAAGGAAGTGGCATTTGTAAGTGGCGTCTTATTAGCAATCTTTGGACTTGCGATGATTTTTACGCTTGGTGTAAAACCCGTTTTTGATTACAGTGTTTTCAGTGCTGCATTCGGGGCATTCTATCTTTCAACAAGTCGATCATAAATAGGTATTAGCTAACTTGTTATAAGTTGTTGAAATTTCCATCGGTACCCGTGTACCTTTGGAAATTTTGTGGTATATTCTGCGTCCTTATGAACCATTATGAGTATAAAGAATATTCGCAAATCTCTGATGAGGTCTTTGAAATCGTTTCTCAAACGAATTCACAGATCTTTAGTACGCCGTATTGTGTCGACAGAATGTACTCAAAAACAAAAGACTGCACTAAGTTTCTTGCACAATTTTACTTTGATGGCAGCCAGCCAATCGCCTTTAAAGTTGGCTATGATTGTGGTGATTATTTCTACAGCTGGGTAGGTGGTGTTGTGCCATTTTATCGTGGTCAAAAATTAGCGACAAAATTGATGGAGAGGCAACATGAGTGGGCCAAAGAGCAAGGCTTCACAAAGGTTCGTACTCACACTGATGCTCGCTATCCAGAAATGATTGAACTCAATGAAAAATTTGGTTTTAAGTTAATTGATACTAGAATCAAAGAAAATCATATCGAACAGCTAATTCTAGAAAAAAACTTATAGTCATACTTAGAGTTTACAAAAACCTAACATTCAAATCCCATACTAAGGATATTATTTTTTTAATTTATTTTTAAAAAGGGATATCAATGAAATTTATATCAATCTTAAGTGCACTTATACTTACTCTTTCATCTTTTGCAGAAACTTCTCTTCAAGATCGACTTAACGAAAGAAAAGAGAAGGCCAATAAAAAGCGCTCTGTTGAAGTAACTAAGGTTATGGATGAAGCCCTTAAACATCTTAAAGATTCTGGAATTGTCGAAGAGAGTGTGAAAAAAGGCACTAAAGTTCCGAGTTTTAAAATTGGTGGGAAAGATATTAGTGAATATTATAAAGATGGAAATATCATTGTAAGCTTCTACCGTGGAAGTTGGTGTCCATACTGCATGATTCAACTCAAAGAGTATCAAAAGTATTATGAAGAAATTCAAAATAAAGGTGCAAAACTTATTGTTCTAGCACCAGATACCAAGAAGGAAATTGCTAAAACTAAAAGAAATCATAAATTAAATTTTCCAATTTATTCGGATGTCGATAATAAGATTGCAAAAAAATTTGGATTAGCTTTTAAACTCGAAGAAAGTTTGAAAGCCGTTTATTCAAAGTTCGGGATCGATATTGAGAAAAATCAAGGTAATGATAAATTTGAGCTACCTTTGCCTGGTACTTATATCATTAATAAGGAAGGACAGATCATTTATGCTTTTGCAGATGCTGATTATACGAAAAGGGCCGATCCCAAAGATTTATTACAATATTTAAAATAGAAGTTACACTTAATAGAATGGGTCTTTGATATAAGTTTCTAAGACTCTTTTCTTTCTAAGTTTTGTTGCATCACTATCTGGTAAATACTCTAGTAGACTAAGAATATTTGTAATTCCTGTAAGCGTTTTTGTGACACCATTCATAACTCTATCTCTGCCAGTAGAGACACCATACCTTTGACGATAAAAGAAATAGCGATCTTTTAAGAGTTGCGACTGACCAAGTTCAGTGGCTGATGTTGTTAGGTTGAATTTAAAGACAGCATTAAATTTTGTTAGCTTTTGAAGTTTCAAATCTTTTTGATCTATATTCTTTAGTGATTTTCTTAGCACTTTAGCAATATAGGCCCTCAAGAATCTCGAACCAACTGAAATTTTAGTTCGCTTCTCCTCATATTGTGCGTTCTTATCCAGATAGAATGTGACTTGAAAATGTCCTTGGGCCTCAATTTCAACGAGTTCTTCTGGGTACGTTAAGTTTTGTTCAATTTTTGAAAATATTTGATTTGCTTTTGCTATTCCAATATTCGAGTTCGTTGAAATCTTGGCATCGTCTATGTTTAGGTGTTTTGGATTAATGGAGAAGTCTGAAAGCTTTAATCCCTTTGCTCTATAGTTTTTTGAGAAATTCTTTTGTATAGAGCTCTTTTTTTGTTTTAAGGATTTTACTTTCATTTTGATTGGTTCTCTTTGTGTAATTTTTTTGATTTGATCATTCTTTGAGTATGAAAAGAGCAAGAGAGTATGAAGTAAGAAAGAGATGGTTAAGCTTAATTTAAATTTTTTCATTACATCTATTGTATTTTTCAAATGAAAATTCTGTGGTTAGTACCTTGTCAATTTTGTGTGAATTTTAATTATTTGGTGACCACTTATTTTTCTTGTATAATTTAAAAAGTAATAAAAGAAAGGATACTTATGCATTTGGATTTTGAGCCGAGCGCGCCGGCGCTTACTGATATAGATTTTAGTAAATTTTTAGAAGTTGATATGAGAATAGGGGAGATTCTTGAGATTGAAGATTTTCCAGAAGCAAGAAAGCCTAGCTATAAACTCAAAATTGATTTTGGCCCAGGTGTAGGTGTTAAAAAATCAAGTGCTCAAATTACTGTCCACTATAAGAAGGAAGAGCTGATTGGAAAGAAGGTCTTGGCCGTTGTTAATTTTCCTCCAAGGCAAATTGGAAAGTTCATGTCGGAAGTTCTTGTTATGGGATTCTCAGATTCTAATAACGATATTGTCCTATTTAACCTGGATAAAGATGTGCCAAATGGAGCACGTCTACATTAGTCCAAGGGAGAGTTTAAATGAGTAATTTACATAAAGGTTCATGCTTATGTGGCACCATTGAATTTGAAGCGGAAGGGGCTTTTGATAATTTCTTTCTATGCCATTGTAAGTACTGTCAAAAGGATACGGGATCTGCACATGCTGCAAATCTTTTTGCAGGTAATTTGAAGTTTAACTGGCTTAGTGGGGAAGATAATATTCAATCTTACCAATTACCTGAGACGAGACACTCTAAATCTTTTTGTAAGACTTGTGGCTCGGCCGTTCCAGGAGTTTTTAGCGAAGGGAAGCTTGTGGTCATTCCGGCCGGATGCCTAGATACTCTTGTTGATATTAAACCTAGAGCACATCTTTTTATTAAAAGTAAGGCAAATTGGGATGATAACTTAGAGAGCATTTTAAAATTAGAAGGTCTACCTAGTTAGGCAGACCTTCAGTATATTTATTTTTTCAATTCAAATCGATCGAGATTCATCACTTTATTCCAGGCCGTAACAAAGTCATTTACAAATTTTTCTTTTGAATCATTTTGAGCGTATACTTCTGAAATTGCTCTAAGCTCTGAGTTAGAACCAAAGATTAAGTCAGCACGAGTTGCTGTCCAAGTTGATTTTCCTGAAGAAAGTTCGATAGCTTCAAAAATTTCATTATTACTATCTTTTGCTTTCCATTCATACTTCATATCAAGAAGATTTGTGAAGAAGTCATTAGAAAGGACACCAACTTTATTAGTGAATACACCATGCTTTGAATTGTCATGGTTTGCTCCAAGTACACGAAGCCCACCAATTAGAACTGTCATTTCTGGAGCAGTTAAAGTTAATAGTTGCGCCTTATCAAGTAGAAGCTCTTCTGTTGCTACTGTGAACTTTGTTTTTAAGTAGTTTCTAAAACCATCTGCTTCTGGTTCAAGAACTGCAAATGATTCAACATCAGTATTTTCTTGTGTTGTATCCATACGTCCTGGTGTAAATGGAACTTCCATTTTTACTCCTGCGGCAGCTGCAGCTTTTTCAACACCTGCACAACCTGCTAGAACGATAACATCTGCAAGGGAAACGGTTTTATCAAAATCTTTTTGAATTTTTTCTAGTGTTGCTAGAACTTCACTTAACTCGCTTGGCATATTTACTGCCCAATCTTTTTGAGGAGCAAGGCGAATACGTGCACCGTTGGCACCACCACGCATATCTGAACCTCTAAAGCTTGAAGCTGATGCCCAAGCCGTTCTTACCATTTGAGAGATCGTAAGAGGTGAGTTTAGAATTTGATTTTTTAATTCAGCGATATCAATCTCATTAATAAGCTCATGGTTAACAGCTGGAATTGGGTCTTGCCAAATCAGGCTTTCACTTGGTACTTCTGGCCCAAGGTAGCGAGCTTTAGGTCCCATATCTCTGTGTGTAAGCTTAAACCATGCTTTTGCAAAATTTTCTCTAAACTCTTCAGGGTTTTCCATATAGCGTCTAGCAATTTTTTCGTAAGCAGGATCAAATCGTAAAGAAAGATCAGCTGTTGTCATCATTGGTCTGTGTTTTTTTGAAGGATCATGTGCATCTACTACCATATCTTCATCAGCAACATCTTTTGCAAGCCACTGCCATGCACCTGCAGGGGACTTAACTTTTTCCCATTCGTATTTGAATAGAGTTGTCAGATAGCCATTATCCCATTTTGTCGGATTTGGCTTCCATGCACCTTCGATACCACTTGTAATCGTGTCACCACCTTTTCCTGTACCAAAGTTATTTTTCCATCCAAGTCCCATTTGCTCTATTGGAGCAGCTTCTGGTTCTCGTCCAAGGTTTGAGTCTGGAGCTGCCCCGTGACACTTTCCAAAAGTGTGCCCGCCAGCAACAAGTGCAACTGTTTCTTCATCATTCATCGCCATACGAGCAAATGTTTCACGTACATCAATTCCTGATGCAACAGGATCTGGGTTGGCGTTTGGTCCCTCTGGATTTACATAAATTAGGCCCATTTGAACTGCTGCGAGAGGCTTTTCAAGTTCACGCTCCCCTGTGTATCTCTTGTCACCAAGCCACTGTGCTTCTGTTCCCCAGTAAACATCTTCTTCTGGTTGATAGATATCCTCGCGTCCTCCAGCAAAGCCGTATGTTTTAAATCCCATTGACTCTAGAGCGCAGTTACCTGCAAGTACAAATAGATCTGCCCATGAAATTTTATTTCCGTACTTTTGTTTCACTGGCCATAGAAGTCTTCTGGCCTTATCTAGATTTCCATTGTCTGGCCAACTATTTAGTGGTGCAAATCGTTGGTTACCTGTATTGGCCCCTCCACGTCCGTCAGATGTTCTATATGTACCGGCAGCGTGCCAGGCCATGCGGATGAATAGAGGACCGTAGTGTCCGTAATCTGCAGGCCACCATGGTTGTGAGTCTGTCATTAATGCAAAGATATCTTTTTTTAGTGCACTCAGATCAAGTGAGCTAAATTCTTTTGTGTAATCAAAATCTTTTCCCATTGGATTTGCGAGTTCAGAATGTTGTCTTAAAATGTTAAGTCTTAGGCGCTCTGGCCACCAATCGTTATTATTAGTTCCCCACATAATTAATGCTCCTTTGATGAGTAAATAATTTTTTCTTAAATTATATATGAAAAATGCTTATTAATGTCTTTAATTTTTATTTATGTTTTTGAATTTGATTTTTGCCAGAACGTCTTTGAAGTTCTTATAATTAAACTTCAATTACAAAAGGTTTTTATATGCGATGCGTATTAATGCTATTAGCAATTTTCTTGATGAATTTATCCTACGCTTCGGCCAACTCTAATAAAAGGTTAGATGGACTTCTTTGTGCTGTTGAATCAGCAACATATTATAAGAGAGTTCTTGAGTCACAAAACTTAGAAGTAGATAAGTATAGACACTGTAGTGTTTCATGTATTGTTGGTATCGAATGTGGTGTTAGCTCTTCTGCTGTCATTGGTGTTGCAAAAGAGATTTATGATCTCTTTGGTGGTGGCCATGCTGAATGGGCAGATCTTTTGGCCAATATACATGGGCTTCACTTAAGTCAACGAGCTGATATTCAAAATTTTGAAGATTGCTCTGCCTCTTGTAAACGCATTTACTAAAAGGATAAGAAAGGTGGGTAGGAAATTAATTTCTCTAAAGTGTGAGTGTGGCTCAGTTGAAGGTGAGTTAACAATAAATAAAAGCTTAAATAATCATGTCGTTTGCTGTTGTGATGACTGCCAGACGTATGCACAGTATTTAGGTCGAAAAGATCTTCTTGATAAGTTTAATGGTACGGAACTTTTTCAAACTGCGCCTCGCTATATAAAAATCACGAAAGGCCAAGAACATCTTTCGTGTTTAAGGTTATCTCCAAAAGGCCTCTACCGCTGGTATGCAGGATGTTGTAATTTTCCAATGGTTAATACTCTAGGTGCAAAAATTCCATTTAATGGACTTGTTTGTGCATTTGTTACAGGCGATAAGTCAGCGTTAGGGGATATTCAGTCTTATAATATGATGAAGTTTTCTTCTTTTAAATCTAGTGAGTGGCCAAAAAATGGCTTCGAAAAATTTTCAAAACTTGCGGGACTTTTTATTTTAAAACTTCTTTCTTTGGGCACAATTCTTAGATTAACAAAGCCTAATTCTTTCTTTGATCTTGATTCTGGTCTGCCAAAAGTAGAACCACAGATACTATCAAAAGAAGAAAGAGATTATACAAGAAGTAAAATTCTACACATTGATAAGTAATGAAGCTGAAACAAAAGTTAATCTTACTTATTTTGATATTAAGTTTTCAAAAAACTTACGCCAATGAATGCGGCAGCTTTCTTTCTGATTTTACGGCACCTATTTGTACGGATGCTAAGTACATCTTTTGGACCGGGACAGGGATTACACTCGGACTTCGTTTGCTAAAAGAATATAAAGGAATTGATGAAATTCAAGAACGTGCTGCTCAGAAAAACCACCTTAAAGATCTTGGTCAATTTGGTGGAGATATTGGTTATGGTGTTCTAAATGGTGCCTATATTATTGGACAATATTTTTGGGGCGGAAGGCTTGGTAAAGAGCGTGCTTCACATATGTTACAAGCGACTGCCTACACAGTTGGAACAACAGTTGCTTTAAAGACTGCCGTTCATGAAACAAGACCTGGATATCCCGACGAAAATGACTCGTTTCCTTCTGGTCATGCTTCTGCTTCATTTGCATTTGCTTCTGTTGTAACTGCACAACATGGCTGGGGCTGGGGTTCTGCAGCACACTTGGCCGCTATTTTTATTTCTTTTAGTCGCTTAAATGATAGTTGGCACTATCTACATGATGTTACTGCTGGAATGACTATAGGCTTAAGTTATGGATGGGGAATTTATTTTAATCATGTGGAGTATAATAAGCCTTACTGGTTAACTGTGCTTCCTACAGCGAAGCTCGATGGCCTTGCATTTAGTTTTTCACAAAGTTTTTAAAAATAAAAAAGGGCACTTAATAAGTGCCCTTGTTTTTTATCTATGTAAATTAATTCTAGAAGTCAGTAATTCTTGAAACTAAATCTGGAGCGTCGATAAAAGGATTTCTATTTCCTTGAATGTCTTCAATTCTATCATTTCTTACACGCTCATCTTCATCAACAGGATCTAGCTCATGCCATTGGCGAAGAGTTTCTTCCATTTCCGTGCTGATTTTACGGTCGTAACGAATAGAAAAGTAGAACATTGCTCTTGCAACATTACCTTTGTGGTAAGTTGGTGGCTCGTATGTATTTCCATCAAATTTAGATGCTGGACAGTAGTCTAGTCTTGAGTTCTTTGCGTCTACTTTTCCAAAGTTATAATTACCACGCGTACTATTTGCTCTGTTTTGAGAAGGGTATAGGTGGTGAAGATCACCTACTTGATATTTTGCCAGAGCACCACGATCAAATTTAGATTGTGGCCAAGTGTGCTCACAATTTACTACCTCGTGGTTAGGGATTGTGCCCTTAGCGATTTTTCCAATTCTTGGAGTTGAGTTTGTATATACTTCGTCACAGTATACATCGCGAATATATAAGCTATTTCCATTGTCTCTTTCTAGGTGAAGATTTCCAAAAAGGTGCTTTCTTGCAACTTTATAAGAGTTCTTCGTGTGACCTTTTGTCGTAAGTCTTTCAAGTTCATAGCGAATACCATCAGAAGATCCTGAGCTTGCTAGGATTTCTTTGGCCTTTTCGAGGTTGCTTGATGAGTATGCGCATAAGCAAAGTGCGGATACAATTAAAAGTTTAAACATTCAATTCTCCAAGTGTTCATTATTGTGTGTGTATAAATGTTATAAGGTAGTAGTATTAAGTTGTCTAATATTTAAAATTAGTCATATCTAATAGGTTTTTTGTTTTTATGTAATATCCAGTGGTTTGCGAAGCATCATGAAAAACTCTTATTCCAGCAATCGAATCTATTCATTTTTTTTATTAAATTGAATTAACTAAAGTCTTCTTACTCAAAATGATTTGGGGTTGGATTAAGGAGAGTATTATGAAAAAGTTAATTTTAGGTCTTGCAGTTGTTCTGAGTTTTTCTAAAGCTGTTTACGCAGAGGTTGTTGTTATTCCACAAAGTTCGATAAATTTATATGTTGGTT is a window encoding:
- a CDS encoding N-acetyltransferase, translated to MNIRTPSLSDVDKLFQIELENYGEQEATEKETFQALVEFPEDYIGYELKVLVDAEVIGFYCTVEEDGNIELVDIAVSKDFQGRGHGSTLLEECLKNHAQMPLSLTVREDNYSAIALYKKFGFKQTEIEKDYYDDCNGLRFEKTDL
- a CDS encoding lipoate--protein ligase, yielding MSKKVKIFVAEQYDPYFNLATENWIFNDMDTDSHVLFLWQNDETVVIGKHQNPWTECITSKMEEDGVKLARRQSGGGAVFHDLGNTNFTFMSSKESYDKDANNKIITNALKTFGVEAFANGRNDIEVKIAQEEGSRKISGSAFKVKRDRSFHHGTLLINADLSKLANYLNPNKKKLESKGIKSARARVMNLSELNSEINHESLSKAIVEEFCRFYDAQTQVEVLNYDFLKSVPKVNEYYEELKDWNWLYGKTPKFNHQFDERFDWGGVEVHINSNKGIMEEVTIFSDCLHPPLIESFAEKLKGIAYDVNAVQDTLNKLKEDFQDHHSEVDDFSNWLVTNIR
- a CDS encoding alpha/beta hydrolase, whose amino-acid sequence is MKDIYILKDNLKTCFRVSGAESGKPVLYINGAGMSGSLNFYQEDLINNNIKLYSIDRPGFGQSDFNEDKSFSSITESVELLLRELKLDQIDAIAFSQGAPFLYHMCLHGIVKKAVIVSGQDDLHYKSTYELLDENTKGFVNSVSSGQLTCDEFQKTFNLDGFIEFVIGTSSEVDKKVYTQDSYKKMYGECLQEGIGSSFESYYQDLFMCLSPWGFNLEEVTTDVFHLYGKHDYSPVHSPDFGETLTQRNSNFTAEVIDSVGGALIWTHGSYILKGLCYN
- a CDS encoding N-acetyltransferase; the protein is MNHYEYKEYSQISDEVFEIVSQTNSQIFSTPYCVDRMYSKTKDCTKFLAQFYFDGSQPIAFKVGYDCGDYFYSWVGGVVPFYRGQKLATKLMERQHEWAKEQGFTKVRTHTDARYPEMIELNEKFGFKLIDTRIKENHIEQLILEKNL
- a CDS encoding peroxiredoxin-like family protein, whose amino-acid sequence is MKFISILSALILTLSSFAETSLQDRLNERKEKANKKRSVEVTKVMDEALKHLKDSGIVEESVKKGTKVPSFKIGGKDISEYYKDGNIIVSFYRGSWCPYCMIQLKEYQKYYEEIQNKGAKLIVLAPDTKKEIAKTKRNHKLNFPIYSDVDNKIAKKFGLAFKLEESLKAVYSKFGIDIEKNQGNDKFELPLPGTYIINKEGQIIYAFADADYTKRADPKDLLQYLK
- a CDS encoding tRNA-binding protein, which translates into the protein MHLDFEPSAPALTDIDFSKFLEVDMRIGEILEIEDFPEARKPSYKLKIDFGPGVGVKKSSAQITVHYKKEELIGKKVLAVVNFPPRQIGKFMSEVLVMGFSDSNNDIVLFNLDKDVPNGARLH
- a CDS encoding GFA family protein, translating into MSNLHKGSCLCGTIEFEAEGAFDNFFLCHCKYCQKDTGSAHAANLFAGNLKFNWLSGEDNIQSYQLPETRHSKSFCKTCGSAVPGVFSEGKLVVIPAGCLDTLVDIKPRAHLFIKSKANWDDNLESILKLEGLPS
- the katG gene encoding catalase/peroxidase HPI codes for the protein MWGTNNNDWWPERLRLNILRQHSELANPMGKDFDYTKEFSSLDLSALKKDIFALMTDSQPWWPADYGHYGPLFIRMAWHAAGTYRTSDGRGGANTGNQRFAPLNSWPDNGNLDKARRLLWPVKQKYGNKISWADLFVLAGNCALESMGFKTYGFAGGREDIYQPEEDVYWGTEAQWLGDKRYTGERELEKPLAAVQMGLIYVNPEGPNANPDPVASGIDVRETFARMAMNDEETVALVAGGHTFGKCHGAAPDSNLGREPEAAPIEQMGLGWKNNFGTGKGGDTITSGIEGAWKPNPTKWDNGYLTTLFKYEWEKVKSPAGAWQWLAKDVADEDMVVDAHDPSKKHRPMMTTADLSLRFDPAYEKIARRYMENPEEFRENFAKAWFKLTHRDMGPKARYLGPEVPSESLIWQDPIPAVNHELINEIDIAELKNQILNSPLTISQMVRTAWASASSFRGSDMRGGANGARIRLAPQKDWAVNMPSELSEVLATLEKIQKDFDKTVSLADVIVLAGCAGVEKAAAAAGVKMEVPFTPGRMDTTQENTDVESFAVLEPEADGFRNYLKTKFTVATEELLLDKAQLLTLTAPEMTVLIGGLRVLGANHDNSKHGVFTNKVGVLSNDFFTNLLDMKYEWKAKDSNNEIFEAIELSSGKSTWTATRADLIFGSNSELRAISEVYAQNDSKEKFVNDFVTAWNKVMNLDRFELKK
- a CDS encoding DUF6151 family protein; this encodes MGRKLISLKCECGSVEGELTINKSLNNHVVCCCDDCQTYAQYLGRKDLLDKFNGTELFQTAPRYIKITKGQEHLSCLRLSPKGLYRWYAGCCNFPMVNTLGAKIPFNGLVCAFVTGDKSALGDIQSYNMMKFSSFKSSEWPKNGFEKFSKLAGLFILKLLSLGTILRLTKPNSFFDLDSGLPKVEPQILSKEERDYTRSKILHIDK
- a CDS encoding phosphatase PAP2 family protein; translation: MKLKQKLILLILILSFQKTYANECGSFLSDFTAPICTDAKYIFWTGTGITLGLRLLKEYKGIDEIQERAAQKNHLKDLGQFGGDIGYGVLNGAYIIGQYFWGGRLGKERASHMLQATAYTVGTTVALKTAVHETRPGYPDENDSFPSGHASASFAFASVVTAQHGWGWGSAAHLAAIFISFSRLNDSWHYLHDVTAGMTIGLSYGWGIYFNHVEYNKPYWLTVLPTAKLDGLAFSFSQSF
- a CDS encoding endonuclease I family protein — encoded protein: MFKLLIVSALCLCAYSSSNLEKAKEILASSGSSDGIRYELERLTTKGHTKNSYKVARKHLFGNLHLERDNGNSLYIRDVYCDEVYTNSTPRIGKIAKGTIPNHEVVNCEHTWPQSKFDRGALAKYQVGDLHHLYPSQNRANSTRGNYNFGKVDAKNSRLDYCPASKFDGNTYEPPTYHKGNVARAMFYFSIRYDRKISTEMEETLRQWHELDPVDEDERVRNDRIEDIQGNRNPFIDAPDLVSRITDF